In Plasmodium knowlesi strain H genome assembly, chromosome: 8, the DNA window GCAGACGTGTTGTGTTTTCAGGAGGTACGACTACCTGCCCTGAATCTGTACGACGCGAAAGAAGCGAAGGATGGAGAACGAGACAGAGGGAAGGTGAAAAATACAGACCAGAAGAGTCAAGTGGATTTTGATATCATGGAGAAAATTCtgaaagaagattttcaCAACTACAATGCCTACTTCAGTTTAGCGAACATAAAATATAGTGGACAGCTTGTCTTGGTAAAGAGAAGCATACCGATAAAATCCATTCGATACAACCTGTCGTTTGATTTGGACCCGAGAGAACATCATCACGAGGGTAGGGTGATCATTGTGGAGTTTAGTAAGTTCTATCTCTTAAGTACATACACACCGAACAACGGATTTGAACCTGTTAAGTTTGAAAGAAGGAGGTTGTTCGATGAGAAGCTAAAAGAGTTTGTATCCGTTTTACgaaataagaagaagaacttgGTATGGACAGGAGATCTTAACATCGCACCCGAGGACACTGATTTATCACATCCCGCTGAATttagaagaatgaaaaagggaaatgttCCAAAGGAGTTCGTTGGACAACCTGGTTGCACCGACTTTGAACGGAAGAATTTTAGGGGTATTCTTTCCGCAGGGGATTTAATCGACTCGTATAGGCATTTGGCAAACCTACGCGCTAACAAAGGGGAGCCTGGTAAGGCCACGCACAACAGGGCGGTTAGTGATATAAACGATAACATCTACACGTGGCGGTGCCCCTTCCTCATGGGGAAGAGTTGTAACAAAGCCATGCGAATTGATCACTTTATCGTGTCAAGAGATTTCATGCCGAACGTGGAAAACGTGGAAATACACGGATACAGTGTTTTCCACAACAACTTTTACGGCTCGGACCATTGTCCAGTGATTCTACACCTGAGGGGGGGGTGACAAGGGAGTGACCCAGAAAGTGGGTAAAGAagcgatttaaaaaaaaatggactaAACACATCTCTGTGTCTGCTGAGAAGGGCGTTGCCTTTTTGGCTTGGCATTTTTCTGCAAATAGGGAAAGCGGGTGAGATGGCCGCCTCGTGTACAGGCAATACGTGTGGACATGTAAATCGGACTGTATTATCTCCCCATAGTTCTTCATTCGCTCTCTTCACAGTTGTGTGTTAGCTGGTGGCCATTTCCCTCTGGCTGCATTTAtcaagttaattttttttttttttttcccacatgGAAatgacaactttttttttttttttttttttttttttccacatggaaatgacaactttttttttttttttttttttttcgtcctttttaaaataaattttccaaTGAAAAACTGTAATGGAAGGCAAAGGTGCGTCATGAAATGACGCCGATCCGATCAATGGAATAAgttttttccaaatgagCACTTGGCGTATCGTCGAAATGCATCGTTCCGCTCGGTTTGAGGGATATAGTCTGCGTTGTGGGAGAGGAATTGGGAAGTGAGGGATTATGGTTCAGGGGATAGGCTACATAAATCAGGAGTGAAGTGCAAATGCCTTGGTCTTTATGGGCAGCATCTGCGGGGCGAGGAAAGGGGAACCGCAAGAGATGGAGAGGCACCCCGGGGCGGTATCGAAGCGGCAGGGGGAAACGTGAAGAGAACTGTGGACtaggaagagaaaagttCGTGGCACTTTTTTGGGCAAATACGCgcaggataaaaaaaaatgcaaaatggcaaaaaaaaaaaaaaaaaaaaaaaaaaaaaaggcagtaAGAGGGTAAAAATGCAACGAAGCGAACAGAAAGAGAAAACCAACTCTCTGTGAGCGATTTCCCCATGAGGGATCATACGTATCGCCGTGTATGAAaacatgtacatttgtacTTGCATATGTTTATACATACACGCATCGCACTGTACTGTGCTGAATTgtattgttccttttttttttttttttttttttttttttgccattttgcaaaactttttcttcccagcGCGAAGGAgcagttttcttttctttttcttttttttttttttttttttcccttcccccccacaTGAGAATTGGAATtgtggaggaaggaaaaagggcgTAACATTCCGTGGAGCagttatacatatgtaaatcTGCATGATCGTACTTGAATTCCTTCCACAGTGTAAACTTCGTGGCATCCACGAAGTGACCTGTTGTGGGTAGGGCGGTGCACACCTCAGCAGGTGGTGACTGGTGGAAAAAGTGATCGATACGTATACCATTGGCCTGTGTTGAAATGCGCTACAGGGTAGTGTTTCTAATTTGTTGTCTGGCCAAGGCTACCTGACCGACTATCCGTGCATATATGTGATTATGTGattatgtgtgtatgtgtatatgtacatatatgtatgtatgtgtatatgtgagtgtgcacattttattttccgtaAGCGAACCGTTTCCCCTttagtatttttttcataacacTCCACAGCCATCTGTGTGTAACGCCTTCCTCCCCCGGTGCACGACATGCCTTAATATAGTTCCGCGCAGAATCCCCCAAGATGATAAAGAAGACGGATGAAGCCAGGCGACTCCTGAGGAAAAAACTGAACAACGATATAACGAACATTCTGTTGCTATTCGAAAAGGTACAAGAATGGGCGGATCTAAGCAACATCTTACAGAAATTATATTTGACGATAGAAAAGTACGATGTCTTCGTAGATGTGTCTTCCAAGTTCCTCCTATTTAGGAGGTTGTCTCAATGTTTGAATCCACTACTACCCTCAGGAGTACACTCAAAAGCCTTAATCATTTATTcagtaatttttaaaaaagcagaaagaaGTTTCTTCATAAATAGCATCCACATATTATGTTCAGGCATTTTTGAATTTATGTTACACTGCACAATAAATCTGAAgacaatttattttaaaaatataaagagcATTTTAAACCTACgtgaaaatgtatatatcttTGCGTACGCTttgcttctttctctttttaacgTGGTGGATAGCGATAACAATATCTTGCTGTATATTTACTCCATAAACAATTacattggagaaaaaatattttttaataatatatggctACTTCTACTGAGGCATACAGAAATTAGAACGAACATATTACATTTCCTGGAGACATCGTTCAGCCCACAAATTCATCTTCTGTCCAACGATAGAATTAACATGCTACTTCCTTTTAAGGATGATTTGGTTTTGTCTTCGTTAATTTTTTGCCTAAAGGATAAGAGCATCATTAACCAGAGGATCACCCTTAGTTTGCTAATCAACAATTTTCCGCTAAGTCAGGGGAATTTCAGGAATCGCAGGAAGGGGGCTCCTTGGGGTGGAGGTAGGAGCGTTGATTATATTCCGCGGGGATATCCAAATACTCAAGGAAGTGGAGAATACGATGTGAGAAATGTAAATCATGGAGATACTGAATCAGCTGTCGTGAGATCTGCATCATACAGCGCGCGAACCGTACAAGGGAGAAGCGGCAGAGTAGGGGAGGAGGGAGTAACAGAAGATGGGGTATCAGGTACCCTTCGTCTTTCAGACAAGTACGAACGAGGAAATTCCAAAAAGAGATATTACAGTGACAAGGATCTGGAGGAAGAAGGCGGTGGTGAATACAGCAGCGGATTGGCCAAGGCAAGCCATGGTAGTAACCCTTTGATGGGAAAAATGGGTGGAGGAGTGAGTCAATCTATGTGGAGTAGTAACCAGGAGATAGACATTAAGAATCGGGGTGGTTCGTATGAATATCAGGATGAGGATTCATTTAGGCAATCCagtaaggaggaaaaatgtgaatacaACGAGAAGATGTTGGAAAAGCACGAAGTGGATGGGTTCGATGGGCCCTTACAGGAGGAGAGTAATTTCGGTAACGACGTACGCATGGATTCAAGGGAGGGGtatacttcttcctttccgaAGAGCGACGTGAAGAAGGTAAGATATGATGTCGTTCCGGAGCGACACAATTTAGAAGGAGTAGGAACTTCTACATCTGGTCGTTCCGAAATGGGgctaaaagaagaaatggacTCGTCTAGTAGCCCCTGCGTGTTGTTCAATGacataagtaaaaaaattatcgcGAGGAATGTCATCTTCTTGttacaaaaaggagatatAGGATTGAACAGAAGAATATTTAAATATCTGTACCTGTTCGAAAACAACGATGAGAAAAAcctgaaggaaggaattatCAACATAGAGAATTATAAGGTATTCGTAGAAACGGTAATAGATATTTTGCAGAATAAATTCCACGACAACTGTCACAGCGTATCACAAGTCCTATAtactcttttaaaaaatattgacTACGTAAATATAAACCGACAGATAATGAATAAGATATTCCTGTTCCTTCTAAACTTCTGTTACAAGAATCGGAGTGACAAGAGGATAAAGCATTTCTTTAGAAACGTTCTCATGTTAAATTTAATAAGCTTTAATAATATAatgaatattttcctttgcactttttactttctcctgaagaattatgaaaatatgaTCAAACAGAATGTTGATGGATATACTAAGAGGTTCACAAACCTAATGAACATAATGACATTCTTCGTTGATTTTCTGCGTCGAATGGATCGGTACATCTACACTtactttttgttttcttttagtATTGCCATTTTGAAATTAATGAAACGTTTGAATTTGGTATTCTTATCTTTGTTTAACAAGTACAGTCATGTGAGGGAGTTGAGCGGAAGATACTTTGTAGATATTCATGAGGTGATTTCCCATCGCCACAGCTCTCTGtactactttttctttttcgtaaTGCACTACAACAATTACTACCTCAATAGATGTTTCATCCTTCTGTCAAAGGAGTGCACATTTTTCCGCTCGGTTCTTCGTCGGGGTGGTGGCGCCAACCAAGTACCCGTGCAGACTCAAATGACCTCCCCCGTAGAGGAGAAGAGGAATAAGATGCAGAAAATAGGGGAGACACGTTCAAATGGAATGGAGGATGACTACAAATCACCCGATAGTAAAATGAAATACGAGCACTATAGCAATGATAAGGAACTAAAAATAAGGATGACCGACATATACATGGATTATaatatgaagaggaaggtgaagaagaagttgtTTGAAAATGATATGAGTTCCTTGTCCGCTTCCAATACCAGTAGCATTTATAAGGTAACTCCTTTGCAGACACCACAAGTGGATGGAAACTACCACCTTCATGTGAATAATAATCGTGGCCCATTTAACGAAGGCATAAATAACAGTAGAGGTTATCTAGGGGGACCAACCTTCTGTCACAATGGTGGTAATACTTCCAGCAACTACAGGGTGAAGCtagaaaatgatgaacgCTTTTTCTATATACTTTTAAAGTACAGAGAAAAATTAAGCAGAAATTTGAAAGATGCCATAGTAAAGAATAGTGATCTGTACTACTTTACAAATAATTACGAATACggtatttttctattttacaATTATCACTTGCtggtggaaaaggaatatgTTAATAGAAGTtgctacttttttcttcgatATATTTTAAGGAACTGCACCTGTGATAATGAGGACAAGTTTTATTTCTGGTGTGTGTTGTTCCTACAAGTGGTGAGGATTAATTTTAACCGGTCTCTACTTAAGAATTCCAAGACAACAGAGGGTGGAGATGGGGACACGGACAATCCTCTAGGCCCCGGGAACATGTActatggaaagaagaaaggtgTGAAGACACAGCAGGAGGATCCTCTGACAGGAGGTGTAAGCGATGTGACTGAGGGTCAGGTGAAAAATCAAAACCAATCAGGAGAATGTAATGAAGTGAGAATTATAGATCGGATGAAtcggaagaagaacaacacCCTTCGCAACCACTTTGCTAGAACGGAACAGAACGAGCTGCTATTCAATATAGCATTCATGGAAAGTGTACTGGTGTACGCAAACAAAATAGTAAAGTGCATCTTCCACTACATTAAAGTATtgaagagaaataaaaaatttataaaaatatttttcgacATTAATAATTTATACTTCTTCTGTGACAATATGTATTGTTTGAAGATTTTGAGGGATTCCTTGAAATGTAAGGACAACTACGAGTTAACAATAAACGTGAAAGTAATTCTTCAgttcattttaaataataaaacaagTGAATACCAGATCGTTCATTCGAACTTTTATAATTTGACGCATGATGTTTTTAAGCTATACACTAGGAGAAACACACtaataaattattatatgATTAAGTATATAAAGAGCAACAAGAAGAACTTAGCGTATATTTTAGATAGTATAATTATTAACATGTTTGATTTAATTAACGAGATTGAAGAGGGACTTGTTACCTCTGGAGTTGTTCAAGGTTCGGGGGTGCATGGAGGAGGCGTTCACGGTGCGGGGGTGCATGGAGGAGGTGTTCACGGTGCGAGTTACGAGGAGGTTGCAGTCAGTGGAGGGTTACCAGTGGTGAGTAGCGCCGCGACCTTGAGCGACCCACGCATAAGTGCGcaaaataattatgaaaagAAACTGCGAAAGTTGAAGTGCAAATTTGATTaccttaactttttttttatgggcaTTGAGAACTTCATGTTATGGTTATACAAACACAGAGTAAGTAAAAAGATATACAAcgcaaggaagaaaatgtcgTTGCATAATTATGAAAAGAATTTGCAGATAGTGATGTGCTATATTTGCACGGAAGGTAACATGAGTGCATCCTACTTTAGGAACTACCTCgatgttttcttcttactCTTTTTGAAAATCATCTATATTAACGAGAACGTGGGGGAGATAGGGACCCACGCAGGGGAAGTGAACAACAACGCTAACAATAATGGGAACGACAAAGGCGGCGAGACAAGCAACGAGAACGTAATCAGTACCGTTGGTGCGATTAATGAGGATGACTCATTTAACGCAACTAGCACAGCTAACCCTATTAACGGTATTAACCCTGTTAACCCATCCACTGGGGGTTCCActcagaaggagaaaaatctGTTAAAACAGAGCATGTTGTTGGAGTTCAAGCGAGACGTAATCAATCTCATCACACACATATTCTTCTGTGCATATAAttacaacaaaaatatggaTTACATAAAAATTCTGAACAGTTACTACAGACAAATCATTCATCATATACTgtttctctatttttattttactctgAAAAAGTATTACATTCTACAAATACAGCTTAtcaattttataaaaaatatccttCCTTTGTATGAGACGAATACGGATAAAAATGTATTCTCGTGTGATGTACTGGAAAAGGACATTACTTTTGGAAAAGTGATGAAGCACACGAATTACGAGGAGTTCATTTTGGCAAGTAAATACCAATACGAATTAATCAATAGGAATAATCTGCTTGTGAAAAACGATGTATTCATATTTAGCATCCTTAGGAAAAGCATgacaattttatttaactttaatgaacaaattatttaCAAGGAAGTACTAAAAACTATCATCTATCttattgaaaatattatcgTGGAGAAGGATGTGAAGGCATACTACCTTACAGTCTTCTTCCTAGATCTTCTATACATTATAAAAGCAGAAactgagaagaagaaaaaaaatttgttttttatcaTGAAGTTTTGTGAATTCTTAAGtgaagtttttaaaataatctACAAAGATGAATTGAAAACACAACTGAAATTGCCAAACAGATTTGAATACGATGGAAATATAACAGTGGATGATATTGAAAATAGCTTATGTGAAGGTAAAATTTCAACTGCAGCTTTTTGTACAGTCTTCTCTATCAAAACGGATGACAAATTTATCAGTGTgcaacagaaaaatatttcaacttTGTTCTccgttatttttaatttgtatatctatttgaagaagaagctaAGAGTGTATTGTCGGAATAATAGGAGTCTCCTAACGCAGGATGATCGTAACGCTCCTCCGAATAGTAGCCACTACAATAACAATAGTAGTAGTTTATACAACAATAATAGTAGTgtttataataataatggaaGCATGTACAATGAGAATGGTAGTCCTGTAGCCCCGGGCACCGCTAGTGGGAATATGGACCCCCTTGTTGGGACCATCGACCCCATGGGTAGTAGCATAAATCCTGTCAATGTGAGTAACAGCGATGGGGGTGTGTTTTCCAACGTGTTTGCTCAAGGCGGAGATACACTGGCACGTGAAGGCAACCTTATGAAAGAAGGATCTATGAACAGGAATATCGCGGAGAGGGACTCAACCGATGGGCGTCGTATGAGTAGCGCAGAACATGCGGAGGAAGCTATTCGAATGAACCAAGGCGCATTCATGGATGAAACAATACATATGGGTAACGCGGCAGACAGAGC includes these proteins:
- a CDS encoding DNA-(apurinic or apyrimidinic site) lyase, putative, which translates into the protein MLRATGSVIPRCIQVVNFSSGKEFINLFYTHLRAQHFRPLKACTGQVKMFEEIQSNKRKQVEEGESCEAVKRTKLVPIGGGLAVGASSKEEKGNQVKIEEDDSISKETTDDVEAEKDDLVSKEERDQVKIEKDDPPSAYPSFVCATEMMQASDTVTVKVSDTVTVKASENNEPVETKEGEVKTIVTWNMNSITVRYKNKEKWNAFMSFFNRINADVLCFQEVRLPALNLYDAKEAKDGERDRGKVKNTDQKSQVDFDIMEKILKEDFHNYNAYFSLANIKYSGQLVLVKRSIPIKSIRYNLSFDLDPREHHHEGRVIIVEFSKFYLLSTYTPNNGFEPVKFERRRLFDEKLKEFVSVLRNKKKNLVWTGDLNIAPEDTDLSHPAEFRRMKKGNVPKEFVGQPGCTDFERKNFRGILSAGDLIDSYRHLANLRANKGEPGKATHNRAVSDINDNIYTWRCPFLMGKSCNKAMRIDHFIVSRDFMPNVENVEIHGYSVFHNNFYGSDHCPVILHLRGG